The following are encoded together in the Proteiniphilum saccharofermentans genome:
- a CDS encoding LolA family protein, with product MKTISSILLIFLLSGYTFAQNSNDAKALLDKAYATYETSGGIRLSFKSTLTDKDGTVYIPQSGEAYIKGDKFKLEMEAMDIWFDGKTQWVLMKDVNEVNISVPTASEIASISPLALLGIYKNGFTLKTPASKTINGRSTHLIDMVPASQNKDFKSITAAIDKESGNIIQVILTMADGMKNKIDISGYNTNHQFSDTLFRFDKNDYPGVEIVDLR from the coding sequence ATGAAGACGATCTCATCCATATTATTAATTTTTCTCCTGTCAGGATATACATTCGCCCAGAATTCAAACGATGCCAAGGCGCTTTTGGACAAAGCATATGCCACTTACGAGACTTCCGGCGGCATCAGATTATCATTCAAATCGACACTGACCGATAAGGATGGAACAGTCTATATACCCCAGTCAGGCGAAGCCTATATAAAAGGCGATAAATTCAAACTCGAGATGGAAGCGATGGATATCTGGTTCGACGGAAAAACCCAATGGGTATTGATGAAAGATGTGAACGAGGTAAATATCAGTGTTCCTACAGCCAGTGAAATAGCCTCTATCAGCCCATTGGCGCTTCTGGGGATATACAAGAACGGATTTACGTTGAAAACACCTGCTTCCAAAACAATCAACGGAAGGAGCACACACCTGATCGATATGGTTCCCGCCAGTCAGAATAAAGATTTCAAATCCATCACCGCAGCCATTGATAAGGAGAGCGGCAATATCATACAGGTAATCCTTACCATGGCCGATGGAATGAAAAATAAAATCGATATTTCCGGCTACAACACGAACCATCAATTTAGTGATACCCTATTCAGGTTCGACAAAAACGATTATCCCGGCGTTGAAATAGTAGATCTCAGGTAA
- a CDS encoding FtsK/SpoIIIE family DNA translocase, producing MAKRKRKRQSPRQKPKQGQKKKIVSFLKNERVHFIWGVIVAFIGIFMLLAIISFFFTGAADQSKVINKTYMEVVRSGTSDIDNWTGAGGAYMAERLVNDWFGLFSALIPIFLIYIGLKIMNATSLSFLKALFITAFGLIGGSVSSAFILDRLFPNTHVKWGGAHGIQIERILENSIGWPGIILLILLFITIIVVTLRKSSMYKIQETLINGTSSFAPQNETSPAPEEDDWYEPEKEKKPGLLKRFFTWMKKIKPLREEQHEQEIAEDEETDQIVQRKTPTANTTHNFTESTTISPKPPVTKRPFPVENDFEVIVPEDDETAIHIPHAEENKPKEETKSPEGMTQELEEDYDPRKDLSSFRFPTMNLLKIYNTGDRAVDMDEQNENKEKIIHTLRNYGIEITSIKATVGPTITLYEIVPQAGVRISKIRNLEDDIALSLSALGIRIIAPMPGKGTIGIEVPNKDPQIVSMQSVISSKRFQECDYELPVALGKTITNEVFIFDLTKMPHLLVAGATGQGKSVGLNAIITSLLYKKHPSEMKMVLIDPKMVEFNIYSAVEKHYLAKLPDEEKAIITDVTKVTQTLNSLTKEMDDRYELLMKAHVRTVKEYNEKFVKRRLNPEKGHRYMPYIVVVIDEFGDLIMTAGKEIEMPIARIAQKARAVGMHMVIATQRPTTNIITGTIKANFPARMAFRVTSQIDSRTILDMSGANQLIGRGDMLFSQGSSLIRIQCAFVDTPEVEEISQYIGKQRGYDAAFALPEVISDMEAGAGATDLGDRDPLFDEAARLIVVHQQGSTSLIQRKFSIGYNRAGRLMDQLEAAGIVGAVQGSKPREVFIADEYSLEKLLDSLR from the coding sequence ATGGCCAAAAGAAAGAGAAAAAGGCAAAGCCCAAGACAGAAACCAAAACAAGGTCAAAAGAAGAAAATCGTTTCCTTTTTGAAGAATGAACGGGTGCATTTCATTTGGGGGGTGATTGTCGCCTTCATCGGCATCTTTATGCTGCTCGCCATTATATCATTCTTCTTTACCGGCGCAGCCGACCAAAGTAAAGTAATAAACAAAACATACATGGAGGTCGTCCGTTCAGGTACATCCGATATAGATAACTGGACAGGCGCGGGAGGTGCCTATATGGCTGAAAGGTTGGTAAATGACTGGTTCGGTCTCTTCTCCGCACTTATCCCCATCTTCCTAATTTATATCGGGCTGAAAATAATGAACGCTACGAGTCTCTCATTCCTGAAAGCCCTTTTTATCACCGCATTTGGCCTTATCGGCGGTTCAGTGTCCAGCGCATTTATCCTTGACAGGCTTTTCCCAAATACGCATGTGAAATGGGGTGGCGCCCACGGTATCCAGATTGAACGGATATTGGAGAACAGCATAGGATGGCCCGGAATTATATTACTCATCCTGTTGTTCATCACAATAATAGTCGTAACATTACGAAAGAGTTCGATGTACAAGATACAGGAAACACTGATCAATGGCACATCCTCTTTTGCACCACAAAATGAGACATCTCCTGCACCAGAGGAAGACGACTGGTATGAGCCTGAAAAAGAAAAAAAACCGGGATTGCTTAAACGCTTCTTCACATGGATGAAAAAAATAAAACCGCTCAGGGAAGAGCAGCATGAGCAGGAAATAGCTGAGGATGAAGAGACAGACCAAATAGTGCAACGTAAAACCCCGACTGCCAATACTACACACAACTTTACGGAGTCCACGACCATATCTCCAAAGCCACCGGTAACAAAGAGACCATTTCCGGTTGAGAATGATTTCGAAGTGATCGTTCCTGAGGATGATGAAACAGCTATCCACATACCCCATGCGGAAGAGAATAAACCAAAGGAGGAGACAAAGAGCCCGGAAGGAATGACACAGGAACTAGAAGAAGATTACGACCCGCGGAAAGACCTCTCTTCATTCAGATTCCCCACCATGAACCTGTTGAAGATATATAATACAGGCGACAGAGCTGTGGATATGGACGAGCAGAATGAAAACAAGGAGAAGATCATTCATACGTTGCGCAACTATGGTATCGAGATCACCTCTATCAAAGCGACCGTAGGCCCCACTATTACGCTTTACGAGATCGTACCTCAAGCGGGCGTGCGTATTTCAAAGATCAGGAATCTTGAAGATGATATCGCGCTCAGCCTCTCCGCACTGGGTATCCGTATCATTGCACCCATGCCCGGAAAGGGAACCATCGGTATTGAAGTTCCCAATAAAGACCCGCAAATCGTTTCGATGCAATCGGTGATCAGTTCTAAAAGGTTTCAGGAATGTGACTACGAACTACCCGTGGCATTGGGAAAGACCATTACCAACGAAGTCTTTATCTTCGACCTTACCAAAATGCCCCACCTGTTAGTGGCAGGGGCCACCGGGCAAGGGAAATCGGTCGGCTTGAACGCCATCATTACCTCTTTGTTGTATAAAAAGCATCCGTCGGAAATGAAGATGGTACTGATCGACCCCAAGATGGTGGAGTTCAATATCTATTCCGCTGTCGAAAAGCACTATCTGGCGAAACTGCCGGATGAAGAGAAAGCCATTATCACTGATGTGACCAAAGTGACCCAGACACTGAATTCACTCACCAAAGAGATGGACGACCGTTATGAGTTGCTGATGAAGGCGCATGTCCGTACCGTCAAGGAATATAACGAAAAGTTTGTCAAACGCCGTCTGAACCCCGAAAAGGGACATAGGTACATGCCCTATATTGTGGTAGTGATTGATGAGTTTGGTGACCTGATCATGACGGCCGGAAAAGAGATCGAGATGCCTATCGCCCGTATTGCACAGAAAGCGCGTGCCGTGGGGATGCATATGGTGATCGCCACACAGCGTCCCACTACCAACATCATCACCGGCACCATCAAAGCGAACTTTCCTGCCAGGATGGCCTTCCGGGTTACTTCCCAGATCGACTCCCGCACCATCCTCGACATGAGCGGGGCCAACCAGCTCATCGGACGGGGGGATATGCTCTTTTCACAAGGAAGTTCGCTTATCCGTATCCAGTGTGCATTTGTGGATACTCCCGAAGTGGAAGAGATCTCCCAATACATCGGAAAACAGCGGGGATATGATGCTGCTTTCGCACTTCCGGAGGTGATTTCCGATATGGAAGCCGGAGCCGGTGCTACCGACCTGGGTGACAGGGATCCTCTTTTTGATGAGGCCGCCCGCCTTATTGTGGTGCATCAGCAGGGATCTACCTCGCTTATACAGCGTAAGTTCTCTATCGGCTATAACCGTGCCGGAAGACTGATGGATCAACTCGAAGCCGCAGGAATAGTAGGTGCCGTACAGGGCAGCAAGCCCCGCGAAGTATTCATTGCCGATGAATATTCACTGGAAAAGTTGTTGGATTCATTGAGATAA
- a CDS encoding S41 family peptidase encodes MKFSTILIIALVTFCIGCKRKPDNIAQDQGMFLQNLETFSRLYGYARWFHPSDEAQEIDWDKFAVLGIQKVENVNSCAELRDTLYRLFSPIVQELQIYETQKPEIFDPEILLSPDPKAKPVAWQHYGVYVDNRPNIYNSIRTYKSEIDTAMFDRIPQFGEIIKEPIGSNLICVIPLTLLTNDISTYPKTDKPTLARFQSELDNINIDGHFFDPQVNLASVIITWNVLQHFFPYFDVIDTDWNEVLGETIKSTLTNKRKKDFFVTLSQMISKIDDGHGIVFEEPMYLLPIRTEFIENKIVITASNDTTLKRGDIILDIDGKSVMDALDEKEKIISGSPQLRRYRALNILGGKLDQGNAINIHTFEFANNKKENKPELGGGTRLLIERDGKGQNLIVANSRDGSIIFNPIDGREYLSETIIEIESGIYYINMSNCTEKEFEQKKDILAKAKAVIYDQRGSSRLSFFQILPYLIEEPVTSAWWNVPQTVYPDRKEVEFHISNWTVQPKQPFFKSKSIIINDPSVVSAGETMMGIIDHYNLATTVGELTAGCNGNVNYINLPCGYRVMWTGMKVLKHDGNQLYLKGFEPDYPVNKTIKAIREGRDEYLEKALEVARL; translated from the coding sequence ATGAAATTTAGCACAATACTGATTATTGCCTTAGTAACATTTTGTATAGGTTGCAAAAGGAAACCGGACAATATTGCTCAAGACCAGGGAATGTTCCTTCAAAACTTGGAAACATTTTCTCGATTGTATGGATATGCCCGATGGTTTCATCCAAGTGACGAAGCACAGGAAATAGATTGGGACAAGTTTGCCGTTCTTGGCATTCAAAAAGTTGAAAATGTCAATTCATGTGCAGAATTGAGAGATACTCTTTATCGACTTTTCTCGCCAATAGTGCAAGAATTACAGATTTATGAAACGCAAAAACCGGAAATATTTGATCCTGAGATTCTTCTTTCTCCTGATCCAAAAGCAAAACCGGTAGCATGGCAACATTACGGTGTTTACGTGGATAACCGACCAAATATTTACAATAGTATAAGGACTTATAAAAGCGAAATAGATACAGCGATGTTTGACCGTATACCTCAATTTGGCGAAATCATTAAAGAACCCATTGGTAGTAACCTGATTTGTGTGATTCCTTTGACCTTACTTACGAACGATATTTCTACTTATCCCAAAACAGATAAACCAACATTAGCCCGATTTCAATCTGAATTGGATAATATAAATATCGACGGGCATTTTTTCGATCCGCAGGTAAATTTGGCAAGCGTTATTATTACATGGAATGTGCTTCAACACTTTTTCCCATATTTCGATGTAATTGATACGGACTGGAATGAAGTTTTGGGAGAAACAATAAAAAGTACGCTTACCAACAAACGAAAGAAAGATTTTTTTGTGACACTGAGCCAAATGATTTCGAAAATTGATGATGGACACGGGATTGTTTTTGAAGAACCGATGTATCTTCTGCCGATAAGGACAGAGTTTATCGAAAATAAGATTGTTATTACAGCTTCAAATGATACCACTTTAAAACGAGGTGATATCATCCTCGATATAGACGGAAAATCAGTTATGGATGCATTGGATGAAAAGGAAAAAATAATATCCGGCTCACCCCAATTACGGAGATACAGGGCGTTGAATATCTTGGGAGGCAAACTGGATCAAGGCAATGCAATAAATATTCATACATTTGAATTTGCGAATAATAAGAAGGAAAACAAACCTGAATTGGGTGGCGGAACCCGGCTTTTGATTGAGCGAGACGGTAAAGGACAAAACCTAATCGTTGCAAATTCGAGGGATGGAAGCATAATTTTCAACCCGATAGATGGACGAGAATACTTGTCCGAAACGATTATTGAAATAGAATCCGGAATATATTATATCAACATGTCTAATTGCACCGAAAAAGAATTTGAACAAAAAAAAGACATTTTAGCCAAAGCAAAAGCTGTAATTTATGACCAAAGAGGTAGCAGCAGATTGAGTTTTTTTCAAATCCTGCCCTACTTGATAGAAGAACCGGTTACTTCTGCATGGTGGAATGTTCCGCAAACCGTTTATCCTGACCGGAAAGAGGTGGAATTTCATATCTCAAATTGGACTGTTCAACCTAAGCAACCGTTTTTTAAGTCCAAATCTATCATAATCAATGATCCCTCAGTTGTAAGCGCAGGCGAAACAATGATGGGTATCATTGATCATTACAACCTGGCAACTACCGTAGGAGAACTGACAGCCGGCTGTAACGGTAATGTCAATTATATTAACCTGCCATGTGGTTACCGGGTTATGTGGACAGGGATGAAAGTATTGAAGCACGACGGGAACCAACTTTATCTAAAAGGTTTTGAACCCGACTATCCGGTAAATAAAACCATCAAGGCTATAAGGGAAGGACGGGATGAATATTTAGAAAAAGCGCTGGAAGTTGCAAGACTGTAA
- a CDS encoding protein O-mannosyl-transferase family, whose amino-acid sequence MKGYKLINSISGWSVFLVSAIVYLMTIEPTASFWDCGEFITQAYKLEVGHPPGAPIFMLVGNLFTQLTQDPSQVAKMVNIMSALMSAFTILFLFWTITHLTRKLVIAKEGGEYEYSIGQTIAVIGSGLVGALVYTFSDTFWFSAVEGEVYAFSSMLTALVFWLILKWEDNADKPHSDKWIVLIAYVMGLSIGVHLLNLLCIPAIVLVYYFKKNEAPDWKGGIKALLLSFGLIAILMWGIIPGFTKVGGWFELFFVNTLGFSYHTGTLVYIVLLFGVIGWTLYETFSTKGQERRARTAFFISLGMTGILFIGSNAWLWVLLIAAGLYFAFRHKKLEVRFINLAATCLMVIVIGFSAYAIIPIRSNANPPLDLNSPENIFSLGGMLSREQYGQRPLLYGTTYASQPARNADGSYIVESERTSYRPVVKTSPEQKDRYEKKVTSINYKYTNTMLLPRMHSHSGNPSFRNHSMGYEQWSGVTNLNQKPTFRQNLKFLFSYQVNHMYWRYFMWNFSGRQNDIQGHGSITAGNWITGIPFFDEHVLGLGPQDEVAPDIVDNKGHNKYYMLPLLLGIIGILYQLQLKNKGKQSFTVVFLLFFMTGLAIILYLNQTPFEVRERDYAYAGSFYAFTIWVGMGVAGISYFLRKYIKNTIAATALATVATLCVPVQMASQNWDDHDRSGRTLARDTGMNFLSCVGENAILFTNGDNDTYPLWYVQETEGFRTDVRVTNLSFLQTEWYVAQLLRQAYKSEPLPINWTPQQYAGKEGSAALIITRQAQEDILRQNNIPSISFGSYFDVNAFKDTLSLKQTMENLKTGQNKPMTQLYNIDDMLVIPGNVLSLDVDTARVNWKSLAAKPSDKMYIDLKGKSYVSFSEQMILEMLDNINDGHWQRPVHFATTVTPSLYMNLKNRNFSLNGLTYQVVPGTPLYNGVNIEAAYDNMVNKFRWGGLEKNPDIYFDETSRGMLSSYRLSFTQLIDTLIDEGENEKALTALDKVTTMIPSSAVAYGTDGIIFARAYYRLGEKEKGEVLIADISDRINKNLDWFVRLNPVQLSNSLSDVIWNNITPMLQITNIYQQYDKEKYRIMANDLLQRAQTFYTSGIPYVGDTLLKEITDSSLRGYYSTSADDTLHRAMEEETIQKALNMMQQFSPRLLKDYSEEK is encoded by the coding sequence ATGAAGGGATACAAACTAATTAATTCAATATCAGGCTGGAGCGTCTTTCTTGTATCTGCAATCGTATATTTAATGACTATTGAACCCACGGCCAGTTTCTGGGACTGTGGAGAGTTCATCACCCAGGCCTATAAGCTGGAAGTGGGTCATCCCCCCGGCGCACCTATTTTCATGCTGGTGGGCAATCTCTTCACCCAGTTAACACAGGATCCGTCGCAGGTAGCTAAAATGGTCAATATCATGTCGGCATTGATGAGCGCGTTCACCATCCTGTTCCTTTTCTGGACTATCACCCATCTGACCCGTAAACTTGTGATTGCAAAAGAAGGTGGAGAATACGAATACAGCATAGGCCAAACTATCGCGGTGATCGGCAGCGGCCTTGTAGGTGCGCTGGTCTACACTTTTTCCGACACGTTCTGGTTCTCGGCCGTGGAAGGTGAAGTATACGCCTTCTCATCCATGCTCACCGCCCTGGTGTTCTGGCTGATCCTCAAATGGGAGGATAATGCCGATAAGCCCCATTCCGACAAGTGGATCGTGCTGATCGCCTATGTCATGGGGTTATCTATCGGCGTGCACCTGCTTAACCTGTTGTGTATCCCGGCTATCGTACTGGTCTACTACTTCAAGAAGAATGAGGCTCCCGACTGGAAAGGCGGGATCAAGGCCCTTCTGTTATCCTTCGGGCTTATCGCTATATTAATGTGGGGGATAATCCCCGGTTTCACCAAAGTGGGTGGATGGTTCGAACTATTCTTTGTGAACACGTTGGGATTTTCATACCATACAGGCACACTTGTCTATATTGTTCTCCTGTTTGGCGTGATCGGATGGACACTCTATGAAACGTTCTCCACAAAAGGGCAGGAACGCCGTGCCAGGACTGCTTTCTTTATCAGCCTGGGTATGACAGGAATCCTTTTCATCGGCAGCAATGCCTGGCTATGGGTATTACTCATTGCCGCAGGCCTCTATTTTGCATTCAGACACAAAAAATTAGAGGTCAGATTTATCAATCTTGCGGCAACCTGCCTGATGGTCATCGTTATAGGTTTCTCAGCCTATGCTATAATCCCTATCCGCTCCAACGCCAATCCTCCGCTCGACCTGAACTCGCCGGAGAATATCTTTTCGCTCGGAGGTATGCTGAGCCGCGAACAGTACGGACAGAGACCTCTTCTCTACGGAACTACTTATGCCTCTCAACCGGCAAGGAATGCCGACGGATCGTATATTGTAGAGAGTGAACGTACGTCCTATCGGCCGGTAGTGAAAACTTCGCCCGAACAAAAAGACCGATACGAAAAGAAAGTGACATCTATCAACTATAAATACACCAATACCATGCTGCTTCCCAGGATGCATTCGCACTCCGGGAACCCGTCGTTCAGGAACCATAGCATGGGATATGAACAATGGAGCGGTGTAACCAACCTGAACCAAAAGCCCACTTTCCGGCAGAACCTGAAATTCCTTTTCAGCTACCAGGTCAACCACATGTACTGGCGCTATTTCATGTGGAATTTCTCCGGCAGGCAGAACGATATACAAGGCCACGGCAGCATTACCGCCGGCAACTGGATCACCGGAATTCCTTTCTTCGATGAGCATGTACTGGGCCTGGGGCCGCAGGATGAGGTCGCACCCGACATTGTTGACAACAAGGGACATAACAAATACTATATGCTTCCGCTGCTGCTCGGTATCATCGGTATCCTTTACCAGTTACAACTGAAAAATAAGGGGAAACAGAGTTTCACCGTGGTCTTTCTACTATTCTTTATGACCGGCCTGGCCATCATCCTCTACCTTAACCAGACCCCGTTCGAAGTGAGAGAGCGCGACTACGCTTACGCAGGTTCTTTCTATGCCTTCACCATCTGGGTGGGGATGGGAGTGGCCGGTATCAGCTACTTCCTGAGGAAATATATAAAGAATACCATTGCCGCCACGGCACTTGCCACAGTGGCAACCCTCTGCGTCCCTGTACAGATGGCGTCGCAGAACTGGGACGACCACGACCGTTCGGGAAGGACACTGGCAAGGGATACCGGCATGAATTTCCTGAGCTGCGTGGGTGAGAACGCCATTCTCTTTACCAATGGCGACAACGACACCTACCCGCTCTGGTACGTGCAGGAAACAGAAGGCTTCCGTACCGACGTGCGGGTCACCAACCTCAGCTTCCTCCAGACGGAATGGTATGTGGCCCAACTGTTGCGTCAGGCATACAAATCGGAACCACTTCCCATCAATTGGACACCTCAGCAGTATGCTGGCAAAGAGGGAAGTGCTGCACTTATTATTACACGTCAGGCACAGGAAGATATACTTCGTCAGAATAATATCCCATCCATTTCTTTCGGATCCTATTTCGATGTGAATGCCTTTAAAGACACGCTTTCCCTGAAGCAGACGATGGAGAACCTGAAGACGGGACAAAACAAACCGATGACTCAACTTTACAATATCGATGATATGCTTGTTATCCCGGGCAATGTTCTTTCGTTAGATGTGGATACTGCGCGGGTAAACTGGAAAAGCCTTGCGGCAAAACCCTCGGACAAGATGTATATTGATCTTAAAGGTAAGTCGTATGTCTCTTTTAGTGAGCAGATGATCCTGGAGATGCTCGACAATATCAATGACGGTCACTGGCAGCGCCCCGTCCATTTCGCAACCACCGTCACCCCTTCGCTCTATATGAACCTGAAAAACCGCAACTTCTCGCTCAACGGCCTTACTTATCAGGTGGTGCCCGGTACGCCTCTTTATAACGGAGTGAATATAGAAGCCGCATACGACAATATGGTGAACAAATTCAGGTGGGGAGGGCTTGAAAAGAATCCGGATATCTACTTCGATGAAACCAGCCGGGGGATGCTTTCCTCCTACCGCCTTTCTTTCACACAACTGATCGACACCCTGATTGATGAGGGAGAGAACGAAAAAGCGCTCACAGCACTGGATAAAGTCACAACCATGATTCCCTCTTCAGCCGTAGCTTACGGTACTGACGGGATAATTTTTGCCAGGGCGTACTACCGTCTGGGCGAAAAAGAGAAGGGCGAAGTGCTTATAGCCGACATCAGCGACAGGATCAATAAAAACCTCGACTGGTTCGTACGGTTAAACCCCGTACAACTGTCGAATTCCCTCTCCGATGTGATATGGAACAACATCACCCCCATGTTACAGATCACAAACATTTACCAACAATATGATAAAGAGAAATACAGAATAATGGCCAACGACCTGTTGCAACGGGCGCAAACGTTCTATACATCAGGTATTCCCTATGTTGGGGACACGCTCTTGAAAGAAATCACCGACAGTTCGTTACGCGGATACTATTCCACCTCTGCCGACGATACGTTACACCGGGCTATGGAAGAAGAGACAATACAGAAGGCGCTCAACATGATGCAGCAATTCAGCCCGAGATTATTAAAAGATTATTCTGAAGAAAAATGA
- a CDS encoding S41 family peptidase, whose protein sequence is MIRSIPQAIQAQDTKTFHAVINNLIASIRKNSLNGGTNPYPDIKDYNLINNDWMQDSICLNRDIQRKLENIFHSHSGKINHFIYNKSDIGTIRLTNEPVYPEFPDETIRLVGLFRYWNMINYFYVSKNYMDKSWDEALYDAIPRFRVADADTTYRQSIYRLTNELRDTHASIPPTIDTYVFGSYRPNFRMNCINDTFIIHKIRVPQLPSQDFQIGDIVLKVDNNAIRGLYDNLLQYVCGGNKWSNQSFGCNAVLSRSDTTTVFTLLRMNDTITVKSRNHTAYDLFQQELNIEKQNRKNKLYKWVNNSIVYFNLESATPKNFNKNYKPIQSAAVIILDLRCYPNGRLIANLTDAFVPPDSFFAYTTYPDTRFPGMVRYCKSTSRKIGDKKYFKGRVIVLVNEYTASYAEYTVMALQANPNIITVGNSMSGADGNVTFFEFPGKVTTTFSGIGIYYLDLTPTQRVGVRIDQLTEPTIESIQNNIDTVYEQALIIAKEL, encoded by the coding sequence TTGATACGATCAATCCCTCAGGCCATACAGGCACAGGATACTAAAACGTTTCATGCAGTTATTAATAACCTTATTGCATCCATAAGGAAAAACTCCTTAAACGGAGGAACCAATCCTTATCCTGACATAAAAGATTATAACCTTATCAACAATGACTGGATGCAGGATTCAATCTGTTTGAATAGGGATATCCAACGAAAATTAGAAAATATTTTTCATTCCCACTCGGGAAAAATAAATCATTTTATTTATAACAAATCAGACATAGGTACTATTCGTCTTACCAACGAACCTGTATATCCTGAATTTCCGGATGAAACGATTCGGCTTGTTGGCTTATTTCGCTACTGGAACATGATCAACTATTTTTATGTTTCCAAGAACTACATGGATAAAAGTTGGGATGAAGCGCTGTATGATGCAATACCCCGTTTTCGTGTTGCCGATGCGGATACCACTTATCGCCAATCGATATACCGGTTAACCAATGAATTGAGAGACACTCATGCTTCTATTCCGCCCACAATAGACACCTATGTTTTTGGCAGTTATCGCCCAAATTTTAGGATGAATTGTATCAACGATACTTTTATTATTCACAAAATAAGAGTTCCCCAACTTCCATCCCAGGATTTTCAAATTGGAGATATTGTATTAAAAGTGGATAACAATGCCATACGGGGTTTATACGACAATTTACTCCAATATGTATGCGGAGGGAACAAATGGTCGAATCAATCATTCGGGTGCAATGCTGTCTTGTCGAGAAGTGACACTACTACAGTATTTACACTCTTAAGAATGAATGATACAATCACTGTCAAATCAAGAAACCATACAGCATATGATCTGTTTCAGCAAGAATTAAATATTGAAAAACAAAATCGAAAAAATAAATTATATAAATGGGTCAATAACAGTATAGTGTATTTTAATTTGGAGTCAGCCACTCCAAAGAATTTCAATAAAAATTATAAACCTATCCAGTCTGCTGCTGTTATTATTCTGGATCTAAGATGTTATCCCAATGGCCGATTAATAGCCAATTTGACAGACGCGTTTGTCCCTCCTGATTCTTTTTTCGCCTATACAACTTATCCTGATACAAGGTTTCCCGGCATGGTACGGTATTGTAAATCTACTTCCCGGAAAATTGGAGATAAAAAATATTTTAAAGGTCGTGTTATCGTTTTGGTCAATGAATATACTGCCAGTTATGCTGAATATACCGTCATGGCATTACAGGCAAATCCAAACATCATCACCGTGGGAAATTCTATGTCCGGGGCAGATGGCAATGTTACATTCTTTGAATTTCCAGGGAAAGTCACAACCACTTTTTCCGGTATTGGTATTTACTACCTTGATTTGACACCCACACAACGGGTAGGCGTACGTATTGATCAGCTTACTGAACCTACCATAGAAAGTATTCAAAATAATATCGATACCGTTTATGAGCAGGCCTTAATTATTGCAAAAGAGCTGTAA
- a CDS encoding type II toxin-antitoxin system RelE/ParE family toxin: MIISFGSKDTEKIWDGGRVKKMPVEIQQIGRRKLRMLNNSQNLSDLRIPPSNRLEKLQGSDFYSIRINDQWRIVFQWIDNNAHDVEIMDYH; encoded by the coding sequence ATGATTATTTCATTTGGTTCAAAGGATACTGAAAAAATATGGGATGGAGGGCGTGTCAAAAAGATGCCTGTTGAAATTCAACAAATCGGTCGAAGAAAATTAAGAATGCTTAATAACTCGCAAAATTTATCCGATTTGAGAATCCCTCCATCCAACCGACTTGAAAAATTACAGGGTTCTGACTTCTATAGCATCAGGATTAATGACCAATGGAGAATTGTTTTTCAGTGGATTGATAATAATGCACACGATGTTGAGATAATGGATTATCATTAA
- a CDS encoding HigA family addiction module antitoxin, whose amino-acid sequence MDRLANIHPGEILIEEFLNPLGITAYRLSKDTDIPQTRISQIIKGKRRITADTALRLASYFGTTAKFWLGLQDDYDIEEERESKKEILIRIKKNAPQRAV is encoded by the coding sequence ATGGATAGATTAGCAAACATACATCCTGGAGAGATTTTAATAGAGGAGTTCTTAAACCCTCTTGGGATAACAGCATACAGATTATCTAAAGACACAGATATTCCGCAGACACGAATTTCTCAAATTATAAAAGGGAAAAGAAGAATCACTGCTGATACAGCACTCAGATTAGCATCCTATTTTGGGACAACAGCTAAATTCTGGCTTGGATTACAGGATGATTATGATATTGAGGAAGAGCGCGAAAGTAAAAAAGAAATATTGATAAGAATAAAGAAAAACGCACCACAACGTGCGGTATAG